In Lactuca sativa cultivar Salinas chromosome 5, Lsat_Salinas_v11, whole genome shotgun sequence, the DNA window ACTTAACCACGTATGCAGCTAAATGCTTTCCtaactcattaagtgcttaatacttaagCCTTTACGTCCAAATTATAGATCCAAGTCCTAAatggtcttgcatggccattAATTGCTTAACACTAAAAACCCCAACACCTTAATCCATTAACACAATCATACTCATGCATGGGGAAGAACCAAGAGTCAAGATCCTATTTTTATTACTCTAGACATAGAAAAACGTCCACAAGGACAGATTATACGTTCTATAGCATGCCATGCACAAGAAAGTCATATTTTAGGGATAAAAGCTCATAATATCATCATACCAACAAGATCTATAAAGTTAATCATCACGGTGTGAACTTTATACCTACTGGAGATTGAGGATGATGCAACATTTCCAGATCCAAGCTTACTTCTAACTCCCAAGcttcaccaccttcttcttcttcctttgaaATACACGAAAACACACTCTCGAGCTTCAAATGCaacaatggggctagggtttgcaAGGGGGAATGTTTCTAGTGATAGAGGCTGGAAATGGGACTTAAGGTTTAATATataaggtccaaaccctaaaGATTATGATTTATGTCCAGACGAAGTACGTCAAACGTTCTCAGAGTACGACCAACATACTCCCAAAACGCCGCCGTTTCACCTTAAGCCCCGTACGCTCATCATACCATCCAGATACGCCTCGAGTAAGGACCGAAGTGcaaaaatcacaatttaaagAGTTAGAAGGGAACTTACCAAGACTCGAGTGTAACACATCAATAAACCCTAGAAAGAGGCTATGAAAATCTACATTAACATAAAGATTAGTGCTAGACACCTCTTGATTATTATATCAAATAATCACATCAAATCCTCTTGAAGTTCCTTGAAAAGCAAGCACCAAAATGATGATGCCTCTAATGACCCACACCCTAAACCAGAAACCCTATAATGAGGATGATAAAGGAGATATAAGGAAAATTTCATTCCTATGCCTTTAGGTAATGTGGTGAACGAAAATTGCAAGCaaaggggtcctatttatagtttagttaACTTGCAGGCAAAACaagatttgaattaattaaataatagatttaatcataATTCAAATATTTTCCTTTTATACAACCAAGAGGCTTCCGGAAATGCTAAGGAACTCCAAAAAATCATCCATGATATGAATGCTTCTAGAAATGactttttgttcaactattgaataattaaaaTTCATCCCTTGCATCGtcaattaattcaaattaatcccGAATTAATTACATATTAactctgattaataattaatcaagactaattgatttcttattaatttattaaccatataaattaacaaatcagttATGTAACGATTGATCTTGTATTAATTTAAAtcacataataaactaacaaATCATTTGTCTATTACCAATTAATATATTAGtcgcataatatattaacaaatcacttTTCTAtgatttccaattagtttatcaATCATATAAAAATTTAATAAATCACACTCCTCTATCATAATATCATTTCTAGTTATTTatgggcaacccaaaaaggactttgcttctaattaTAAGAACATACCAATTTAGTTACTGACTTatacaccttaatccaacaatgGCATCACAAGTTGGGACATATGAGCAAGAAGGGGTTGTTTGGTGGAGATGCATCTGGAAATGCTAAACATGGTGAAGTTTGTGTTCAAGAGATATAATGCAGGGTAAAGTTCAATATGATTCAACACTCAAGCACTAAGATCCTCAAGTGTGTTCACTCAGATCTATGGAGTCCCTCTCTTGTGAAGTCTCATGGTGGATGCCAGTACTTTGTGACTTTTATCAATGATTATTCAAGGAAGACCTAGGTGTACTTTCTGAATACAAAGGACGAAGATGAAGTTTTTGGGCGGTTAAAGGAGTGGAAGACGATGGATGAGAAATAGATCGGCAACCATGTCAGGTCACTCAAAACGTAAAATAAGTTGGAGTTTTACAAGGCTTCGTTTGGTAACTTCTGCAAAACAAAAGGTACAGTGAGGCATCGCACTGTACAACTAACACCACAACAAAGCAGAGTGGCAGAACAGATGAACCAAACACTAGTGGAGCATGCTCAGTACATGCGAGTATCTGTTGATTTATTGGAGCAATTATAGGGGAAGCAGATAACATTGCTTGTTAGTTGGTGAATAGATATCCATCAACTGTAATTGATTATAAGACTCCTCGAGAGGTGTGGTCTGGGAAAGCGTTTGAGAATTCTAGTTTACGAATGTTTGGATGCCATGCTTATGCCCATGTGAATGATGGTAAACAGAGTCGAGGCCAATGAAGTACATATTTCTAGGATATGCATATGGAGGTAAAGGTCATCGTTTGTGGTGTATAAAAAAAGGAAAGACTCCAAAATTCGTTTTTAGTAGAGATGTGACCTTTGAATCTGCTATATGTAACCAAATAGGAGGTGATACAAGTGTTGCAGGGAATGATCAGGCTGTTATCCAGAAGGTAGAGTTTGAAATAGAAACCCCACACAATTTTATGATAAATTAGGAACAACATGGAGGCATGGAACAATATACACATGAGGAATCCCTTAAACAACCTAGGAAAGAAGTGTATGGTGATGCTGATATCAGAAAAGACAACTTGATGATGCTCTTGGAGAATGAGTTTGTGATGAAGGATCTAGGAGCTAAAAGGAAGATAACAAAGATGGAGATTCAGAATGATTGAAGAGCATGATGGTTATACATTTCTCACTACATTGAGAAAGTCATGCGGTCGTTCTATCGTGATCAGTCCAAACGTGTTGGTACTTCTTTGGCGGTTCGAGACAATCAGGGGAAAACCCATTGAGAAGTGGTCAAGTGGATATTGCGATACTTGAAGGGAACGCTTGATGTTTGTCTGGTGTATGGTGCCAATGCATGACATACAAATTTGGTTGGATTGATAAATTTGGACCATGAAAGTGATATGGAGACAATAAAATCATTGGTGGTTGGTCTCATTCAAACTCTTCTTTTGAAGGTGGAGAAACCTATCATGTTATATGATAAGTTATGCATTCAAAAGTTTGGTGCCAAGGAGAATCCGGAAGACATGGTGACAAGGTCGTTACCCAAAGAGAAGTTCAAGATTTGCTTGGACTTGGTTGATGTTTGCAGGAGGTAATCCCCTTTGAGGCTTGATGGTAGGAAGGGAGAGGAAGTTTTTGTTTAAGGTGGAGTTTAAAGGATGCTCAAGTCATGGTGgagattgttaaatgtgacttgagcGTTTGAAGCATTCTCATTGAGCATTTGAgttcaatggagcacttgggaCTCATTTGGAGTAACTTGGAGCAACACGTAGTGCCATGTACGAAGAAGTTACGCCATCATGATACAAGTTGCGCCAAGTGGAAGGGTGTTGCGCCGTTTATGATGAAGTTGTGCCAAAAGGAAGGGAGTTGTGCCACTCATGGGAGATCTTGCGCCAAATTGTTAGATGTTGCGCCAAGTGGAGATGTTGCACCAATTTTGGAAGGAGTTGCACCACATTGAAGGAAGTTGCATCACATTGGGAACATGTTGAGCAAGCAATCTTCATGCAAGATGCACTATCTTGGTGTAGGGTGCGCTTTGATGAACCACATGTGCTATGAAGTCCTATATAATGCTTAGAAGTTGGTGATGCTCAAGAAGTCCACCATGTTGGGCCAATaatattgttgttgttattattattttattattattattattattattattattattattattattattatttataattattttacttTCTTTTTAGCTATTTGAATAGTAAGGAGGTGTTTGGTTAAGCTTATTTAAGGAGCTTATCAACTTATTAGCGGTTCCACACCGTTATAAGTTAAAAAATTGTATGGATAAAAATAATTTATTGCAGTGAGAAACCACTTATAAATCATTTTTTATAAGTCACCTTACTCTAACTTGATATctaataagtttttttttgttaaacacctttagccagcctaaaattaaaaatataaagatCATAATACAAATTatattacatttatttattatattataaaaaaatgactattgaatttattatattacatAAATCAAGTAAAAACTTGTATTTTGGTCAATAaacaagtcattatccctttaatGCATGAGAACTAAAAAGGAATACAAATGCTTTATGATTAAAAATAAATCCATTCaatgaaaacaaaataaaaaatctcgtgatcataaataaaaaaaatccactttaccgataataataaataataataaagatcAAATATAGAATAATAATATGAGAGATTTTCAATAAAGTAGATATTTACACTTTTATGAAGTGAATGGAAAATTTTACATTGCTTTTTTGCTATCTAATTATTgtcttatttttgtgtttcaatCTTTATAAAATATATCACATTTTATAAATACTTTTTTATTAACatgattatattatattttaactaATCAGTTAAATTTTGATACTGACATGTTATGTTTGTagggtatttatttatttttatttattattattattttttaattttttaacttGAAATTTAATATGTTTTTGATTCTATTTATGTTTCAAAAAGTATTTGACCATCAACCTAAATAAGAGAAGGAAGCGTAGTTGAACAACTCTTTTCCTATTTCATCCCCATCCCCCTCTCCCCTCTCATACCAAACAAAAAGAAACAAATTATTTCTATGAACTACTATAAATGTCCTCTAtaaataataaacataaaatatatgTTCTGATGAATACAGATAAAATTGgattaaaattttattataataatatatatgctcacatcaaactttttgaGATGCGTTttgacatattcatatatgatgaTTAGATTTTTTCATagctaaaacataaaaaaaacattttgatttttgtcaACTTGTCATTATATTACATAATAATAATGAAACATTTTAATCCACATAAACAATTTcaaataataatcattatacctTTGTTATATATTCTAAATTAAAACCTGATTGCTTAACCAATGTGAAATAACTATAAAATATCGTTACTACTTGTTTAGATTATTCAGTAAAAGAGGTTGCATCTTTTTAAGAAAACAAGATAACTAAAAAAATGTTACATAATTTTGaagtataataaaaataatatacccAACAAATAAAAACAAGCAATGTAAAACCAAGTAGTAAATAATGAAAATTTGACAAAATGAAAGTAAGCGTTAAAATATGGAGTGTTTTATACAGTCAATGCATTAGAAGACAGACACAAGAAACCAAGTGGGATGAAAAAAAGGAAAGAATCGAGCGACAAGAACATAAGTTGGGTGAATTAATGTTAAATAATATCTGACACACCCTTAAATCTTAAATCTTAATTGCAAATCATCATCATTAGTTTACGTTACCTTTTACTTTTCCACATAACATTTAACATTTGTTTTATAACCAATCTCTCTTTGTTCCTTGCGTGGCGTGGGTGTGGGCCTGTGCATATTTCATCAGCAtcaaggaaaaaaaataaaaacttgcTTCACTTCCCGCCCTTCCCGCTTCTTCTTGAATCTCATTCTCATCTACTATCTTCTAGTCTTCTACTGTTAccacaaaaacaaaaaagaatacAATAAAAAACAACACCACTACTCTGCACTCTGCAGTCACTCCAAGACTCACGAGGCTGGAGCCGACGACACTGGATTCaggttgaagaagaagatgggTGATGAGAAAGATCAAGACAAAGAAAGTGCTGTTGTTGTAATGGATACTCCGGAAAGAACCCAGATCGCTACTCCACTTTCTAAATTCGAGGTGAATTGGGTTTTCGTGTGCGCGATTTGGTTCTTCGCTTCTGTTACTGGGAAAgttttgtgtttatggtttgtttTAGTGAACCGATGCGGCGATTTCGCTATCTTAGTAGGGTTTGGCTTTGGATGTTCATGGGTTTCTCCGATTTCTTCAATTTTGCGTCTTTTTCATAGCATTGATCTTAGATCAAGTTTGATTATTGATTTCTTGTTGTTCGGCGGCATTTCGCCCTTTTTTGGTGAAGTCAATTCGATGAATTtggtatttattttttgtttaatgtATGTTCTTTTATGGGGTAACCAATTACCCTTTCGATTTGATATACTCGTGGGTTTAATTTCTGCCTCCCTTGCCCTAATTAATTCCGTAGGGTTTTATGGCAGATTGACCAACCCTTCTACggatctttttcttcttcttcttcttgagaaTTAGGGTTTGTTTGTAAATTTCAATCCGAATTTAAAGTAAGATATGATTTTGGTCTCAATTATTCTTTATGATGTATTTGGAAATTTTCCTCTCTAGATCTATAGAGATATATGCAGTTTTCTACCAATTCTTTGCtcaatttgttatttttattttctctagGTTTAAAAATCCCAGAATTGGTCGGTTCGGGTTTTACTAGGAGATGTTTGGAACTGATAGATGTTAAATTACTTAGTTATCCTTCATGTTACGCACCTGATTTTATCAATTACATCAATGATCTTTGATTTGTTGTTCTTTTGGATGTCTAATTGAAGGGTTTTCTTGTCTTTTTGCAGGATTCCCCAGTCTTCAATTATATCAATAGTCTTTCACCTATCAAGCCCGTTAAATCTGTGCATTTCACACAGACATTTAGCGCTTTAAGTTTTGCATCCCTTCCATCTGTTTTCACTTCGCCTCATGTCAGTTCCCTCAAAGATTCTCGATTCCTAAGAAGGTAATGGGATTGAAGAATGTGGATATAAAGTAAATGCTAATTCCATTTGGTAGGGTATGGCATGATGGAATTGGAAAAGGAATGGAATGGCTAATTCCATTGTAATGAATAAAAAGCTGTTTGTTTTGTCAGATAAATTGGAATGAACCATTCCTTCATCATTCCATTCCATCCAACTAAACAAAACCCCACTAGACTTTTTTTTTTGTCACTTACAATCTTGACTTTTCAGGCACCAGTTTTCCGATCCATCAAAACCGGAACTTACATCCGAAGATGCAAAGAAATCCGATACCAACGAAGGGAATCCAAACGTGACTCAGAACTCACTAAATCCACAAACGGAATTCAATTCCGATTCCGTTTCTGAAACTTCTGTTGTGCCATCAAACAGGCCCTCAAATCTTGAATCAAGAAAATTAAGCTATGAAGCAGTTAGCCCCGACACAATAAACACATCAAAAATGGATaatccatcatcatcatcaattgTCCCATTTGTCAATAATCACTCTGCAAATGATCCAATAAGAATAGAATCAGATATTGAAGGGATTGACTCACTCCATAATAAAGTATCCGCATGTGATTGGGACAGTTTGATATCCGATGCTTCAGAGTTGCTTAATTTTGATTCACCTAGTGATACTATCCCCTATAAGGGCCCCACTCAAACCACTTTAGACCAAAAACCCGAAGCTAAGAATGATAATCCTTCAGAAAAGCATGAAGGTGCTAGTACATCTTTAAACAATTTTGAGGTCGGTGAGCTGGCAGATGATATGGAGGATAACGAGGTGAGAATTTAAAGAAGAGTAATAAAAGTTTGATTTAACTTTGAAAATGCATTTTTAATGTCTCTAATTGTCTATATAAATCAATAGGTTGGATCAAATTTATATCGTGGCATGAGAAGGCGTTGTCTAGTTTTTGAGATGATGGGGTCTCGAAGAAAGCACTTAGAAGACATCTCAAATGTAACTGATTCCAATGAAACCGGTCTTCCAAATGACAACTCTTTAATTCCAATGAGGACCGGAAACGGAAACGGAAATGGGAATGGAAATGAATCATCTAGATGTATTCTGCCTGGAATTGGATTGCATCTAAATGCTCTTGCTTCAACTTTAGTGGATCAAAAAGTTGTTAAGCATGAAAGCTCGGGATCCGGTGGACAACTTATAATTGCACCACCTTCTGCCGCCTACAATTCCACTCCTTCCGGTCAAGAATTGATAACATCAATGGGTGATGCATCTGGTTTGGAGAATGATCAGAGTGGAGTTCCGGTTACAGAAGATGTTTCTAAAGCACTTGGATTTGTAGTTAATGAAGAGTTAAGTCAGAGTAGTCCAAGAAAGAAGAGGCAAGTTATCACTTTCATTTCTTTATTTATTGATTGCCACATTGCATCTTTGTTTGACATTTTTTGTTAAATTTACAGGCGTAGAATGGAACATGCAGGAGAAACAGAGGCTTGCAAGCGTTGTAACTGTAAGAAATCAAAGTGCTTGAAGCTGTAAGTTCTTTAAATCCCTTTATTATTGATTGGTTTAAAAGTTACAGATTAATAGTTAGGTTGCTAATCGATAAAATTTATTTTCAGTTACTGTGAATGCTTTGCTGCTGGGGTTTACTGTGTGGAGCCATGTTCATGTCAAGAATGTTTCAACAAACCGATACATGAAGATACAGTTCTTCAAACTCGCAAGCAGATTGAATCCCGCAACCCTCTTGCATTTGCTCCCAAAGTTATTAAAACCTCTGATTCCATGCAAGAGGTTCGTTGGAATTGGATTCAcacattttctttttttatatatattacaaGTATCTATCAATATGAATGATGGGTTGTTTTTCTTTTTGCAGGATGAATCTAGCAACACTCCAGCTTCAGCTCGACATAAACGAGGATGCAATTGCAAAAAATCAGGTTGCTTGAAGAAATACTGTGAATGCTTTCAGGTTCTTCTTCCTCTTGCCCTACTTCGCTTGCTTGTGTTTGTTTGTTACATGGACATTTTGTCTATTGAcattagtcaaagtcaaaggcaATATTCTAATTTAGGGTATATGTGGTTCTTTTGTGAAGGGTGGTGTTGGATGCTCCATCAACTGCAGATGTGAAGGCTGTAAGAATACATTTGGTCGGAAGGATGGTaagtatttgtatttgtatttctttctttctctatcaagctgtttttttttttctgcatCAAGTCAAAAAAGAAACAACTGTTATTAAGTCCATTAATTGAGATGTTTTGGTTTATAGGTTCGGAAATGGATCCAGAAATGAATGTTGTTGATGAGTGTGAAGGGAATGGAACCGATGGAAGGTTTCAGAAGATGGCAATACACCATGAAGTCGAGCCAATTTCTGCTACTCCACCAACACCTTCACGTTTTGGCAGGTAATAATAACTAATTCCATTCCTTCATCATTCATTCCATTCCACTTCCACCCGAAAGATGTCTAAttacatatatgatatataaaagCAGGCAATCTATTTCTATGATAAGCTCTTCAAAGGGCAAACCACCCCGATCTTTTCTGGCCATTGGATCATCAGCATCATCTAGCCAAAGATTTGGAAAGCTGAATCCATTCAAAGTTGGAATGAAGACAGCAGCAGATAATAAGCAATTGCAGACAGTTGGAGAAGATAAGATACCTGAAATACTTGAAGAAAATGGTTCCCCAATCAGTGGTGTCAAATCTTGCTCACCAAACAGCAAAAGGGTGTCCCCACCACACTCAGGACTTGGACAAAGAAGCAGCAGGAAATTGATATTGCAATCCATTCCTTCATTTCCATGTCTCACTCCCAACTCTAAGCATTGATTGATGATATGCTGCAAATCAATCAACCACTTTCGATGCCTTTAGTTGTTACTGTgtagtttttcttttcttttttctttttatatttttttaatttttaattttgatgTCGTCGTTGTAAGGTTGCTTATTATTAAGATTAAGGTTACTACAACTCTGCTtgtaaaataataatatgatgatgtTCTTAGCTCGTGTTTGCttatcataaaaacataaattatGGTCAATGATTTGATTGATTATCATGATAACAACTGAACATGTCATATATCATCAGATACAATGAAACATTAGTTGACATGTACACAACTAACTAACAAACATAGTTAGTTCTAACTTCTAATGAAGAATGATACGAGTTAAGAACACAAACATACTTGAATTCTGTCATGTGGGAGCTAAATGATTGCCACCAGAAAACATACACAACTGCTTCATGCATCGAGATACTCTCATCATCATGAGTTTGAAGAACTCCATTGTTGATAGAAAAGGTCTTGTGTTCTCAAAGATAAAGCTTTGTGTATACTCAAGGATCCATGTGTTTTGATCTAAACGCCATAATGATGCACTCCATTTTCCTTGTTCCCATGAAGTATTTGCTTTTCGAATCGAATGACTCGACTCCCCATTTGACCACTACATATATTCATAGGATTAGATggaagaaatagcaacatattttattcatttgtttatgagagcattgtactttcattttttttacctcatacattttactttgaaaaatcttccTAATTATGGCAATGTCATTTTCACTcttttaataagaaaaaatgGAAGTATATTGCCATAAACGAGTAGATTTTTCAACACAAACTTTGAAAACTCTACATAATTATAacaatgtcatccaaatacaaaacGCAAAACAGTTTTCACTCTTATAATTGGAcagaattttaaaaaatattacctTCTAATAGAAAAAAATtggaagtacaatgctataaatgggtagatttttcaaatcATAAgtgttttaaagaaaaaaatctaAAAGTACAATGATATAAGGGGAAAAAAATGAAAGTGTGATCCTACAATATACAAAATcacaaataaatgaaaaagaTGATGCTGTAAATCAAAACTAGCTTACCTCTGTAACTGTTCCTGATAAGATAGTGAATGATCTTGAAGCAAATTCAGTTGTAAGCAATCCAGAAGTTTGCAAAGGCCATCCCCATATGCTCACTTCTTCCATCCAGGATTTGTGGAGTTGACAACGAGATCTCAAGATCAAAccatcctaaacacataaacaaagTTCATTAATCACAAATGTTCTACTTTCACGCACAAACATAAAGAACATTGCATACATATGATATAATAGAGCACCTGAACTATTTCCCAATTGGGATATGTAGAGCTAGCTTCTGAGACACCATCTCCCATAAAGCTTTGTAGTTCATTATTCAAAAACACTAAACGTTCTTTCACATCTTGAATTCCGGATGATTTCTCACTCAGTTTTCTGACTATTTCTGGGGAAAATTTGGTTTTCATGACTCTAGAAGTTAAAAAAGAAAACCCCAGTTTCCCTATTACAATCAAGCAAAGAATCAGAACCCATTTCATCATCTTTAAGACATATCCAAGTTTTGTCTTTTTACTGTTCATTTTCTGCCGGAAACTTTTCCTGATAGCTGGACTGAGGGGTGTAGATACCATGGGACGAGAAGTCTCGGATATAGGAGTGGAGAGGGTTGAAGGATTGCTGAAAAGTGGGGTTTGAGGAGGAGATGGTTTTGAAGAGGAGAGCTTAGTGAGCGTGCTTCTATGGGCGCTCATCAAATCAAGGGTCGCATTGATGCTGGCGACACAGGTTTTGCACTTGCAGTTGGCATCTCTCCGGCAACGGGTTAAGTAGAAGCTGTCGTCTTCCATGGGGGAAGACGATTTCACGGAGGAATTGGGTGTTTGCACAGTAGTTCCCATTAGCATTTGATAAACATTAGTTTCTGAGATCTGGTTTAAAACTTGGATCAGAATGGAGAGAGACAAAGAAAAtggtttgaattttgaatttcaaCGGCCATATATAAAATATGAGTTAATACTTAACAAAATACCCATGTGGTTTCCTGTCTGATTTCATAAAACCTTGTCCTCAATAACTTCGAAGGTTTATCATTCTTAACTATATTAGtatttcttttttgttatttttattattgttcAAGGTAACAAATTTTGTTTAGGCTAACGAGTAATTaaacattttcaaaattaaatagaaaaaaattgtATGACTTTATCTACACAAAAGTAACAAAACGCTTTATAATCTTGAGTAATATGTCACGTGCATCACATCACATGTATAAAATCGTGACATGACAATTCATAACTAACCAAACTATAAATTAGCTTTAAACAAATTTTTATCTCTTAAGTGTTTTTTAACCGACTTAAATGTAGTTAATAATAATTGTAATTCCAATTTCAAGATAAAATAACCAGTCTAGCTACTATAACTAATGGTTTGCTATAAAATAGCATAAAGTTTTCATTATCACTCAAAATAGTCACACATTTCCGGATAGGGCCACTACAAAATCTCGTATCTTAATAAATAAGTATCTTCATTGTcatgcatgttttttttttttaaatggaaatTCATTAAACCTTATTCAATTACGTATAAATCAATATAAATCCACATTTACTATCAATAATTATCTATTCCAACT includes these proteins:
- the LOC111878023 gene encoding protein tesmin/TSO1-like CXC 2 isoform X2: MGDEKDQDKESAVVVMDTPERTQIATPLSKFEDSPVFNYINSLSPIKPVKSVHFTQTFSALSFASLPSVFTSPHVSSLKDSRFLRRHQFSDPSKPELTSEDAKKSDTNEGNPNVTQNSLNPQTEFNSDSVSETSVVPSNRPSNLESRKLSYEAVSPDTINTSKMDNPSSSSIVPFVNNHSANDPIRIESDIEGIDSLHNKVSACDWDSLISDASELLNFDSPSDTIPYKGPTQTTLDQKPEAKNDNPSEKHEGASTSLNNFEVGELADDMEDNEVGSNLYRGMRRRCLVFEMMGSRRKHLEDISNVTDSNETGLPNDNSLIPMRTGNGNGNGNGNESSRCILPGIGLHLNALASTLVDQKVVKHESSGSGGQLIIAPPSAAYNSTPSGQELITSMGDASGLENDQSGVPVTEDVSKALGFVVNEELSQSSPRKKRRRMEHAGETEACKRCNCKKSKCLKLYCECFAAGVYCVEPCSCQECFNKPIHEDTVLQTRKQIESRNPLAFAPKVIKTSDSMQEDESSNTPASARHKRGCNCKKSGCLKKYCECFQGGVGCSINCRCEGCKNTFGRKDGSEMDPEMNVVDECEGNGTDGRFQKMAIHHEVEPISATPPTPSRFGRQSISMISSSKGKPPRSFLAIGSSASSSQRFGKLNPFKVGMKTAADNKQLQTVGEDKIPEILEENGSPISGVKSCSPNSKRVSPPHSGLGQRSSRKLILQSIPSFPCLTPNSKH
- the LOC111878023 gene encoding protein tesmin/TSO1-like CXC 2 isoform X1 is translated as MGDEKDQDKESAVVVMDTPERTQIATPLSKFEDSPVFNYINSLSPIKPVKSVHFTQTFSALSFASLPSVFTSPHVSSLKDSRFLRRHQFSDPSKPELTSEDAKKSDTNEGNPNVTQNSLNPQTEFNSDSVSETSVVPSNRPSNLESRKLSYEAVSPDTINTSKMDNPSSSSIVPFVNNHSANDPIRIESDIEGIDSLHNKVSACDWDSLISDASELLNFDSPSDTIPYKGPTQTTLDQKPEAKNDNPSEKHEGASTSLNNFEVGELADDMEDNEVGSNLYRGMRRRCLVFEMMGSRRKHLEDISNVTDSNETGLPNDNSLIPMRTGNGNGNGNGNESSRCILPGIGLHLNALASTLVDQKVVKHESSGSGGQLIIAPPSAAYNSTPSGQELITSMGDASGLENDQSGVPVTEDVSKALGFVVNEELSQSSPRKKRRRMEHAGETEACKRCNCKKSKCLKLYCECFAAGVYCVEPCSCQECFNKPIHEDTVLQTRKQIESRNPLAFAPKVIKTSDSMQEDESSNTPASARHKRGCNCKKSGCLKKYCECFQGGVGCSINCRCEGCKNTFGRKDGSEMDPEMNVVDECEGNGTDGRFQKMAIHHEVEPISATPPTPSRFGSRQSISMISSSKGKPPRSFLAIGSSASSSQRFGKLNPFKVGMKTAADNKQLQTVGEDKIPEILEENGSPISGVKSCSPNSKRVSPPHSGLGQRSSRKLILQSIPSFPCLTPNSKH
- the LOC111878024 gene encoding uncharacterized protein LOC111878024, whose protein sequence is MLMGTTVQTPNSSVKSSSPMEDDSFYLTRCRRDANCKCKTCVASINATLDLMSAHRSTLTKLSSSKPSPPQTPLFSNPSTLSTPISETSRPMVSTPLSPAIRKSFRQKMNSKKTKLGYVLKMMKWVLILCLIVIGKLGFSFLTSRVMKTKFSPEIVRKLSEKSSGIQDVKERLVFLNNELQSFMGDGVSEASSTYPNWEIVQDGLILRSRCQLHKSWMEEVSIWGWPLQTSGLLTTEFASRSFTILSGTVTEWSNGESSHSIRKANTSWEQGKWSASLWRLDQNTWILEYTQSFIFENTRPFLSTMEFFKLMMMRVSRCMKQLCMFSGGNHLAPT